catcgtataccttttaaaatcatctcattttatattcccattcaatactatttatcattcattccatttttatcttcctattttgggtttatttgtttggttatttccttttctcttctcggtttcacataaatacttgctctggactagtttccctatccagttcattcatggtaaaatcatctcattttatattcccattaaatattatttatcatacattccattttatcttcctatgtttttatttctttagttatttccttttcactccccggtttcacataaatactttctcagGACTAGTTTCTCTATTtacttcattcatgtttaccctctagattccgttgtttttccattaaccaatcacaaaccgatacgtattcaaagtttacacaagggggttgtcaactctATTTCCCTACCCCCCTTTCTTTATCTCTTTGAgaggtctgttcataccccttccaccaaatccttttcccttgaaacctttgtcctaataaggtgtccgtcatttcaagtgagatttattttttcgtattttgcgatggaggaacttatagaaacttgtaacggctgcagtattccgtacctaaaagcatttgctaaattccatggtgatttttatgattcttcaaccaatgttgataatttcctgaaatcacacaacataattcctcaactcttacagtgccccaagtgccgtttccTCCTGTCTTACAGGAAAGTCGTTCacatgttttattgtaataccgaaacaaacatatctaaaaccaaaaagaaatgtcgttgaggttataccgttacttcttataaaggtacatttttgggaaaaagttgtctacccccatggaagatattaTTTGCAAcccactttttacataaacattggtcccacaaccatcctcatcctattcataggagttaagccgtcagtctcaccctcccgtgacccgcaagttttgacgtctttttcataaaggtaagtcattcctcaatagtcattatatgtgttttgtgaccggggaactcctaggttaggttaggtgggtttgttaggttctgtgccctttttgtactttttatatgttgtgtaaaacttatatggaaaaattgtttaaaatatgtatggaaatatctatcattactatcgttagtaatgtcaccgtaccgttggtaactcttgtatatcattcgtaacatggagaattttaccgttttctttAAATACcagaggtttgtgacctgtcatactattaggttaggttaggtgggtttgttagtttctgtgccctttttgtacattttatatagagtaaaacttatatggaaacaTTTAAAATACGtttggaaatatctatcattgctatcgttagtagtcatcgtgccgttggtaactctgtgtaccatacgtcaacgttggtaacactgtgtaccattggtaacgttgctaatgttatcgttcgcagtacattcgtaagggaagtgacaccgttgaacaagtgcttagatttaagtattttaacaacatatatgacaacagtaattatatttaactATATTAAcacaaaatatgttttcctgtaggaaataacgtgattaaccagttttcaccttcatttcatccgtaataacagcaaccaattcggcaacttaaagttagacgaattggttgatctgtttgtttgcggttgaaatgaaggtcaaattcggttaaatcatgttatttactataggaaaacatatattttctgttcgaaatcaaaacctgtaatacaatacaaatttaccaaatctGATCCCTAACTTACGATGTCTAGaacccaaatgaaaaaaaaaaaaaataaataaataaatcttttaccAAAGACAGCAGCATCAGAAAATAAACCCCATATATTTTTGACACTACAATTTATGAGGCACAATATATCTGCATCTTCTAACCGGATTTATTACTGTACCTTTTTGGGCTGAAGTACATTGTAGAATGAGTCTTTAGGCATGACAGGAAAATAGCTagctttatatataaattattctacaCAACCATAAATACAACCTAAGGTTATAAACCTTCCTATTCCATTCTAAATAATCACGAACTTATAACCAAAAATTTCACGAAGAAAATTACAACCTTCAAGGTATGAATCAACAGAGAATCTTCTCATTTCTTTTATATTCGTAAACCTTTGGTGCAAAATATGAACTATAATAATACCCAAATTTGATGTGCACATACCATTATCTTCGGTCTTGAATAAATAGCAATGAACCCTAATCATGAGccgaaaatatttatgaatattgtcTACCATGATGGCCGCCATTGGCCAGGACAAAACACTTGTCTGACAGAAAAATTTGGCGATTTATAAGTAATTAACAGCAAATATGTCACATTTTGAGTATAATGCATGAACAAAAGCAATGATGTTCATTAACAGAACTGTAGAAACAACTGAACTTACGTGGAAATACGGATGAAATATGGAAAATGGCACGTCGACAGATATTCACCCAAGAACGGACAACAAACAAATGGCGACTGGAAGTCTGGAACTGTAacagcagggttgccagattatttcgactgatttatcgtacatgagccttagaattgtcgtttttcaaccaaaattatcgtacacagtttcaaaataataattagggagttacatgattgacttatttcaaaatattttagtataattgtttaattaaacacacacaccacacatatgtatatacctaaggtatgtatcgtacatcgtaccggacccaaaataatcgtacatgtacgataattatcgtacgaatggcaaccctgtgtAACAGTGTAACTTGCTGAAGCCGCCGCCCACCTTACTGAAGGAGTGATGTCTGCCAGATGTACAACAATAACattgttattttattcattatcttGATATGCATGACTTTAAATATAAATACTTTACTTAGTTTTGTTATTAATATGTTTTAGATTGAAACAAGCATAAATATTTGTCTCTGAATTAGGACTGAAGCGTGATAATTAAGTAAAAGTGGTTAAGGATACAAGGTGTTTGTGGCAGCTTTTTCAAAGTTGAATTTGCGGTGAATGAtgaagttttattcatattttaaaggaaattacgtaattaattgaaattattatatgtaatttgaataaatgaataattagacACATTTTTCACAGAATATTAAGAGTAACAGCGCCTGAAAGtgacatatacatatagatttaaaaTATCTTTTAGCAAAAATATACGtcgacatatttttcaataaagaatGTATTGTCTTTGAATTATATTACCTATTAAAAAATAAGATTATTGATAAATATGAAGTAAATGTAAATTTGCTTATGATAATTAGTAAACAATATAAGATGTAACTtgataaattacataaaattaaaaaatcttGAAGGATTTTTGCAAATAAAATTTGGTAACACAAAAGCGGAGGCcatttaaaatggaatattttaaaaccaCGAAAcaagatattgaaataaataaaggcTTCTGGATAAAACAATAACTTTATTGAATGAATAAATTGTTTAATGATCATTATAATAAGCAGATAGCTATTCGGAAAAGGCCTTAAATCGTAGATGACAGAAAAGGGGGCGTGCCCCCATCCAGTGACTGACAGCCATAGAGAAGCtgacacatatataaacaatacattCAATTGTTTCTTTGCTTTTAAACCTTCATTTGTCTACATTTAtgcatcaaaatattcatatatatcaagtAGTATCTATTCGGGAAAATGAAACAAGGGAGAGTATAGATCTGGTAACAAAGGAAAGAACTAAAATTGAGTAAAAAATGGGGTTTGCTACAGTATCGCCTCCTactggcagggttgccaggttttctaaatgagaaaaggtcaatttctaatcaacagaggctttaaaaggtcaatccattaatagaaaaaggtcaaaaatatagtatttaaggctcggcttttttcatattactaaaggccaacctatttaaatacaaaaggtcaaatttgagttttttttggccggaaaaaaggccaaactggcaaccctgcctaCTGGCTGATAACATAACTAAATTATCATTAGAAAAGTATTAACTGAAAActttaaatgtaaacaatgaaGGAAATCGAAAAATCTAACCAAATTGTGgatatttttatagtttgaatgtatcaaaagaaagaaaataaatctatatataatttccACATAAGAGTAGTTGCCAATATCAGCTAAAACTGATAAAAATAATCTAGTTAAAAACCTTTACTAGCAACGTAGTTAGGAGGTTTATCTTAGAATAAAACTATTGTTATATTTTCAATCAaaactttaaaaattaataaacttcAGCAAAGTCGAAATAacttatatatttgataaaataaaaaaaaaatttaatgaatttaaTACACTATTAACCTAGAAAATAATGACTTTTGATAGGATTTTGGGTAAATATTATTGGTAAAAGAAAAGGGCGGACAATACAAATATAGAGATTTTCGAAGCTGTGGAATGCAgacagaataaataaaagaaatttatttaaaaaaagggctatatttctattatttcaatcAATGAAAGCTAGGAAATATAGTTATTTATTCGAGAAAGCCATAAACTACAACTGAAAATATAAGAGGAACGGCCTCTCTAATGGAGAAGACACGATTTTAAATGCCAACTGCAAAATTACTGAtttactattaatatcatcattactagctaaactacatccTTAATTGaaaaaggatgctataaccccaagggctccaacagggaaaatagtcctatgaggaaaggaaattaggaaacggatagaatagtgtgctagagtatACTTGTATATCcgagtttgttttattttatgtctctcatttcttttaatttcgatacTCTGTCACTTTTAATGACTAAATTGGTAAGAAAGGATATCttagaataaaaatttaaagaataatgaTACCTATTCTTTTTTTCCACCATTATCCATACATTAAAAGGTCGGTTGTcagatgcgccttctccaatgccttccatcaaaggcatcctacTCTacgaaaccttttctctccatatcatccttcaccttatcacccCATCTAATCCtctcctccctcttgatcttctccccataacagactcctcccaagccctcctcactccctccccaccatcaacAATGCCCACATCAGTAactggacaaaatcccacaggacataatcCCCACAGAGAAAATCCCACAAGATACAGTCCCACAGGACATAATCCCCACAGAGAAAATCCCACAAGATACAGTCCCACAGGACATAATCCCCACAGAGAAAATCCCACAAGATACAGTCCCACAGGACATAATCCCCACAGAGAAAATCCCACAAGATACAGTCCCACAGGACATAATCCCCACAGAGAAAATCCCACAAGATACAGTCCCACAGGACATAATCCCCACAGAGAAAATCCCACAAGATACAATCCCACAAGATACAGTCCCACAGGACATAATCCCCACAGAGAAAATCCCACAAGATACAGTCCCACAGGACATAATtccacaatgtgaaaagtggacaaTATCATACGGCATGGCAAGGTAatgtttttagtattttatttatttataatttaacagTTCCTATCAATGAGTCACTCAATGTTGACGTAATAATTGCACAACCTATCTGCCATTCACATGATTTATTCCAGTTATTTTATCCATATTTGACAACTagaacattattttttgtttttgctcaCTTCT
Above is a window of Palaemon carinicauda isolate YSFRI2023 chromosome 30, ASM3689809v2, whole genome shotgun sequence DNA encoding:
- the LOC137623512 gene encoding sporozoite surface protein 2-like, yielding MPTSVTGQNPTGHNPHRENPTRYSPTGHNPHRENPTRYSPTGHNPHRENPTRYSPTGHNPHRENPTRYSPTGHNPHRENPTRYSPTGHNPHRENPTRYNPTRYSPTGHNPHRENPTRYSPTGHNSTM